From a region of the Streptacidiphilus albus JL83 genome:
- a CDS encoding YciI family protein yields the protein MLLMQFSEKTADFPGIDTWTADEVKAHIAFMVETNQQLAASGELVDAQGLAMPGTARIVRSRAGGDPVVTEGPFPETKEFLAGFWILECESPERAVELAARVSAAPGPGGAPLNMPIEVRQIMSGPPQEN from the coding sequence ATGCTGCTGATGCAGTTCAGTGAGAAGACCGCCGACTTCCCGGGGATCGACACCTGGACGGCCGACGAGGTGAAGGCGCACATCGCCTTCATGGTGGAGACCAACCAGCAGCTCGCCGCGAGCGGCGAGCTGGTCGACGCCCAGGGGCTGGCCATGCCGGGGACCGCGCGGATCGTGCGCTCCCGGGCCGGCGGCGACCCCGTGGTCACCGAGGGCCCGTTCCCGGAGACCAAGGAGTTCCTGGCCGGCTTCTGGATCCTGGAGTGCGAGAGCCCGGAACGGGCCGTGGAGCTCGCGGCCCGGGTCTCGGCCGCGCCCGGCCCCGGCGGGGCGCCGCTGAACATGCCGATCGAGGTGCGGCAGATCATGTCCGGGCCGCCGCAGGAGAACTGA
- a CDS encoding acyl-CoA synthetase → MTRGEAEDLRDDDYYAHRRTAAHSLFARQRDLLLELRSDLDAARAAFSWPRPATFNWALEWFDVIAAGSRRPALELVGPDGQAEVITYQQLSARSDQVANWLAGLGVGRGERVMVVLGQQAELWETLLACLKLGAVVIPTYTSLTRAEAADRIGRGRVRHLLARSGSAALFDGVELGTRIAVGEPVAGWADYRDSHRAPLRFVPAGPTRADDTAFAYFTSGTTSAPKLVTHTHASYPIGHLSSLYYNGLVPGDRHLNISAPGWAKHSWSSFFVPFSAEATLVVPPEAVEPGDLPRLLERHRVSSVCAPPSVWARMAGDLGTAAPRLREATSAGEPLPAEVGDAVESAWHVAVRDGYGQTETTALIATTPGMARRPGWLGRPLPGWDIHLDDGAVCVDLTARPVGMMTGYDGDPVRTRQALGTGSYRTGDLAEQGPDGYLRILGRSDDVFKSGGHRVSPYELEAVLQTHPAVRAAAVVPGPHPVLGLAAHAVVELVPGRPARVEELLAHVDAQVTRDLRIHSISFTERLPRTVSGKIRRSAVARPAPAPAPVAVLAPVPFSEGAPAHVR, encoded by the coding sequence ATGACCCGGGGCGAGGCCGAGGACCTCCGCGACGACGACTACTACGCGCACCGCCGCACCGCCGCGCACAGCCTGTTCGCCCGGCAGCGCGACCTGCTGCTGGAACTGCGCAGCGACCTGGACGCCGCCCGCGCGGCCTTCAGCTGGCCCCGCCCGGCGACCTTCAACTGGGCCCTCGAATGGTTCGACGTGATCGCCGCCGGCTCCCGGCGGCCCGCGCTGGAGCTGGTCGGACCCGACGGACAGGCCGAGGTGATCACCTATCAGCAGCTGTCGGCCCGCTCCGACCAGGTGGCCAACTGGCTCGCCGGGCTCGGCGTCGGCCGGGGCGAACGGGTCATGGTGGTGCTCGGCCAGCAGGCGGAGCTCTGGGAGACGCTGCTCGCCTGCCTCAAGCTCGGGGCCGTGGTCATCCCCACCTACACCTCGCTGACCCGGGCCGAGGCCGCCGACCGGATCGGCCGCGGCCGGGTCCGCCACCTGCTGGCGCGCAGCGGCTCGGCCGCCCTGTTCGACGGGGTCGAGCTCGGCACCCGGATCGCGGTGGGGGAGCCGGTGGCCGGCTGGGCCGACTACCGGGACTCGCACCGGGCGCCGCTCCGCTTCGTCCCGGCCGGCCCGACCCGGGCCGACGACACCGCCTTCGCCTACTTCACCTCCGGCACGACCTCGGCGCCGAAGCTGGTCACCCACACCCACGCCTCCTACCCGATCGGGCACCTCTCCTCGCTGTACTACAACGGCCTGGTCCCCGGCGACCGGCACCTGAACATCTCCGCCCCCGGCTGGGCGAAGCACTCCTGGTCCAGCTTCTTCGTGCCGTTCAGCGCCGAGGCGACCCTGGTCGTGCCGCCGGAGGCGGTGGAGCCCGGGGACCTGCCCCGGCTGCTGGAACGGCACCGGGTGAGCAGCGTGTGCGCCCCGCCCTCGGTGTGGGCCCGGATGGCCGGCGACCTCGGGACCGCCGCGCCCCGGCTCCGCGAGGCCACCAGTGCGGGGGAGCCGCTGCCGGCCGAAGTCGGCGACGCGGTGGAGTCCGCCTGGCACGTGGCGGTGCGCGACGGGTACGGGCAGACCGAGACCACCGCCCTGATCGCCACCACGCCCGGCATGGCCCGCAGGCCCGGCTGGCTCGGCAGACCGCTGCCGGGCTGGGACATCCACCTCGACGACGGCGCCGTCTGCGTGGACCTGACCGCCCGTCCGGTCGGCATGATGACCGGGTACGACGGCGACCCGGTCCGCACCCGGCAGGCGCTCGGCACCGGCAGCTACCGCACCGGCGACCTCGCCGAGCAGGGTCCCGACGGCTACCTCCGCATCCTCGGCAGGTCGGACGACGTGTTCAAGTCCGGCGGGCACCGGGTCTCGCCGTACGAGCTCGAAGCGGTCCTGCAGACGCACCCGGCGGTCCGGGCGGCCGCCGTCGTCCCCGGCCCGCACCCGGTCCTCGGCCTGGCCGCGCACGCCGTCGTCGAGCTCGTCCCCGGCCGTCCGGCCCGGGTCGAGGAACTGCTCGCCCATGTGGACGCCCAGGTCACCAGGGACCTGCGGATCCACAGCATCTCCTTCACCGAGCGCCTGCCGCGCACGGTGTCCGGCAAGATCCGCCGCTCCGCAGTGGCGCGCCCCGCCCCCGCACCGGCACCCGTCGCCGTCCTCGCCCCCGTCCCGTTCTCCGAAGGAGCCCCCGCCCATGTCCGTTGA
- a CDS encoding SDR family oxidoreductase — MRFFITGASGWIGSAVVPELVEAGHRVVGLARSDASTAALLAAGAEVRRGTIDDLDVLRSAAADSDGVIHLAFKHDLAFSGGFEAAAEADRLAIETFGEALAGSDRPFTIASGVIGLSPGRLATEADGLADEPSVTALTGGPEQRRRNALATLALADRGVRSSVLRFAPTVHGDGDHGFLAALITVAREKGVSGYVGDGANRWPAVHRSDAAQLVRMAVEQSPAGSTLHAVAEEGVPIREVAEAIGRRLGLPAVSVPPAEAAAHFGWLGAFIGADSPASSALTRELTGWKPTGPGLVEDLEQGHYFRAGSA; from the coding sequence ATGCGTTTCTTCATCACCGGCGCGTCCGGCTGGATCGGCTCAGCCGTGGTTCCGGAGCTCGTCGAGGCGGGCCACCGGGTGGTCGGACTCGCCCGCTCCGACGCCTCCACCGCCGCGCTGCTCGCGGCCGGTGCCGAGGTCCGCCGCGGCACCATCGACGACCTGGACGTCCTGCGGAGCGCGGCCGCGGACTCGGACGGCGTGATCCACCTGGCGTTCAAGCACGACCTCGCCTTCAGCGGGGGCTTCGAGGCCGCCGCCGAGGCGGACCGGCTCGCCATCGAGACCTTCGGCGAGGCCCTGGCCGGGAGCGACCGGCCGTTCACCATCGCGTCCGGGGTGATCGGCCTGTCCCCGGGCCGGCTCGCGACCGAGGCGGACGGGCTGGCCGACGAACCGTCAGTGACGGCGCTGACCGGCGGACCCGAGCAGCGCCGCCGCAACGCCCTCGCCACCCTGGCCCTGGCCGACCGGGGCGTCCGCTCGTCGGTGCTGCGGTTCGCACCGACGGTCCACGGCGACGGCGACCACGGGTTCCTGGCGGCCCTGATCACCGTCGCCCGGGAGAAGGGCGTCTCCGGCTACGTCGGCGACGGCGCCAACCGCTGGCCGGCCGTCCACCGCTCGGACGCCGCGCAGCTGGTCCGGATGGCCGTGGAGCAGTCCCCGGCCGGCTCCACCCTGCACGCGGTGGCGGAGGAGGGCGTCCCGATCCGCGAGGTGGCCGAGGCGATCGGGCGGCGGCTCGGGCTGCCCGCGGTCTCCGTCCCCCCGGCGGAGGCGGCCGCGCACTTCGGCTGGCTCGGCGCCTTCATCGGGGCCGACAGTCCGGCGTCGAGCGCGCTGACCCGCGAGCTGACGGGGTGGAAGCCGACCGGCCCCGGCCTGGTCGAGGACCTGGAGCAGGGCCACTACTTCCGCGCCGGTTCGGCCTGA
- the msrA gene encoding peptide-methionine (S)-S-oxide reductase MsrA, protein MSGQSEKAVLAGGCFWGMQDLVRKLPGVTRTRVGYSGGDTPNATYRNHGSHAEAIEIEFDPARTGYRDLLEFFFQIHDPTTVDRQGNDIGASYRSAIYYADEAQRQTALDTIADVDASGLWPGKVVTEVEPLGDFWQAEPEHQDYLERYPAGYTCHFPRPGWKLPRR, encoded by the coding sequence ATGAGTGGACAGAGCGAGAAGGCGGTTCTCGCGGGCGGCTGCTTCTGGGGCATGCAGGACCTGGTCCGCAAGCTGCCCGGGGTCACCCGCACCCGGGTCGGGTACAGCGGCGGCGACACCCCGAACGCCACCTACCGCAACCACGGTTCGCACGCCGAGGCGATCGAGATCGAGTTCGACCCCGCCCGCACCGGCTACCGCGACCTGCTGGAGTTCTTCTTCCAGATCCACGACCCGACGACGGTGGACCGGCAGGGCAACGACATCGGCGCGAGCTACCGGTCGGCGATCTACTACGCCGACGAGGCGCAGCGGCAGACGGCGCTGGACACCATCGCCGACGTGGACGCCAGCGGACTGTGGCCGGGCAAGGTGGTCACCGAGGTCGAGCCGCTGGGCGACTTCTGGCAGGCGGAGCCCGAGCACCAGGACTACCTGGAGCGCTACCCGGCGGGGTACACCTGCCACTTCCCGCGGCCGGGCTGGAAGCTGCCGCGCCGGTAG
- a CDS encoding cupin domain-containing protein, with translation MSVETLTSSLPLVARSFATTGLRSEDLDFLPITSDGRTGVSIHRLYSTEETGEGGPAAGIVRYEPGAGAVPHRHEGYEIIYVFEGQLETDGGVHPAGSLLVMEPGSVHAPRSASGAVLLVVWEKPVATL, from the coding sequence ATGTCCGTTGAGACCCTGACCTCGTCCCTGCCGCTCGTCGCCCGCAGCTTCGCCACGACCGGGCTGCGGAGCGAGGACCTCGACTTCCTGCCGATCACCTCCGACGGGCGGACCGGGGTGAGCATCCACCGGCTGTACTCCACCGAGGAGACCGGCGAGGGCGGGCCGGCCGCCGGGATCGTCCGCTACGAGCCGGGAGCCGGGGCCGTTCCGCACCGGCACGAGGGCTACGAGATCATCTACGTCTTCGAGGGGCAGCTGGAGACCGACGGCGGGGTCCACCCGGCCGGCTCGCTGCTGGTCATGGAGCCCGGCTCGGTGCACGCCCCGCGCTCCGCCTCCGGAGCCGTGCTGCTGGTGGTCTGGGAGAAGCCGGTCGCCACCCTCTGA
- a CDS encoding CGNR zinc finger domain-containing protein, which yields MTASSEQRFDTGRTCLDLLATVGSRLSNSPVERLDSPDRLVQWLHGAGLVPRADELGRVPGWLEDFRSLRELLHRIIHTELGGQQAEGRDLARLNRIAAAGNPVLQAARESDGSLRAHLRTPIRLDQLLAAVADDAIRLLSSPERDTMRQCEGPTCDLVYLDTSRGHRRRWCSAAACGNRHYVAAHRARKAEA from the coding sequence GTGACCGCCAGCAGTGAGCAGCGCTTCGACACCGGACGTACCTGCCTGGACCTCCTCGCCACCGTGGGTTCCCGGCTCTCGAACAGCCCGGTGGAACGCCTCGACAGCCCGGACCGGCTGGTCCAGTGGCTGCACGGCGCCGGCCTGGTGCCCAGGGCGGACGAACTCGGCCGGGTGCCGGGGTGGTTGGAGGACTTCAGGTCGCTCCGGGAGCTGCTGCACCGCATCATCCACACCGAACTGGGCGGGCAGCAGGCCGAGGGCCGGGACCTCGCCCGGCTCAACCGGATCGCCGCCGCCGGAAACCCGGTCCTGCAGGCGGCCCGGGAGAGCGACGGCAGCCTCCGGGCCCACCTGCGGACGCCGATCCGGCTCGACCAGCTGCTCGCCGCCGTGGCCGACGACGCCATCCGACTGCTCAGCTCCCCGGAGCGCGACACGATGCGCCAGTGCGAAGGCCCGACCTGCGACCTGGTCTACCTCGACACCTCGCGCGGCCACCGGCGCCGCTGGTGCTCCGCGGCCGCCTGCGGCAACCGCCACTACGTGGCCGCCCACCGGGCCCGCAAGGCCGAGGCATGA
- a CDS encoding MFS transporter, giving the protein MAIPVTKANPATTQRTPASAPAQTPAPASRFGPRHRWVILGIGISSQAAFSAAFQGIPTTSTAMLGAYHLSNGTLGIVLSAISLGIAVSEVLWGIWTDKFGERRILLTGLIATGLVLGLMAGVDVPDNGFIPAVGMLGAGLLLVGVLGGSVNGSSGRAVMAWFKDGQRGLAMSLRQTAIPAGGAIGSALLPWLAVSYGFRAVYGVLALFCFVAAAAAYRWMHSPDELGTAVGSAAAQEAVGSPLRNRSIWRLALASGLLTIPQFAILTFVGVFLHDTHHSALVVSSMAIVVVQIGGATARVWSGRWTDKHPGTRRPYVRVVGGGATIALAASAVLTHAPTFAIVAALVVSGILANAWHGVAYTEIAHMAGAQRAGTALGLENTTVFAAGFLAPLMVPLLAGASWSLVWATCAVATLLAMPLAPGKTSGKK; this is encoded by the coding sequence GTGGCGATCCCCGTCACCAAAGCCAACCCCGCAACCACGCAGCGGACCCCGGCGTCCGCCCCGGCCCAGACCCCGGCCCCGGCCTCCAGGTTCGGCCCCCGGCACCGCTGGGTGATCCTCGGCATCGGCATCTCCTCGCAGGCGGCCTTCTCCGCCGCCTTCCAGGGGATCCCGACCACCTCGACGGCCATGCTCGGCGCCTACCACCTGTCCAACGGCACCCTCGGGATCGTCCTCTCGGCGATCTCGCTGGGCATCGCGGTGTCGGAGGTCCTCTGGGGCATCTGGACCGACAAGTTCGGCGAGCGCCGGATCCTGCTGACCGGCCTGATCGCCACCGGCCTGGTGCTCGGCCTGATGGCCGGGGTCGACGTCCCCGACAACGGCTTCATCCCGGCCGTGGGCATGCTCGGCGCCGGACTGCTGCTGGTCGGCGTCCTCGGCGGCTCGGTCAACGGCTCCTCAGGACGGGCGGTGATGGCCTGGTTCAAGGACGGACAGCGCGGCCTCGCCATGAGCCTGAGGCAGACCGCCATCCCGGCCGGCGGCGCGATCGGGTCGGCGCTGCTGCCCTGGCTCGCCGTCAGCTACGGGTTCCGCGCCGTCTACGGGGTCCTCGCGCTGTTCTGCTTCGTCGCCGCCGCTGCCGCCTACCGCTGGATGCACTCCCCGGACGAGCTCGGCACGGCCGTAGGATCCGCCGCCGCCCAGGAGGCCGTCGGCTCCCCGCTGCGGAACCGGAGCATCTGGCGCCTCGCCCTGGCCTCCGGCCTGCTGACCATCCCCCAGTTCGCGATCCTCACCTTCGTCGGCGTCTTCCTCCACGACACCCACCACTCCGCCCTGGTGGTCAGCTCCATGGCGATCGTCGTGGTCCAGATCGGCGGCGCCACGGCCCGGGTCTGGTCCGGACGCTGGACCGACAAGCACCCGGGCACCCGGCGCCCCTACGTCCGGGTCGTCGGTGGCGGGGCCACCATCGCCCTCGCCGCCTCCGCCGTGCTGACCCACGCCCCCACCTTCGCCATCGTCGCGGCCCTGGTCGTCTCCGGCATCCTGGCCAACGCCTGGCACGGCGTCGCCTACACCGAGATCGCGCACATGGCCGGCGCCCAGCGCGCCGGAACCGCCCTCGGCCTGGAGAACACCACCGTCTTCGCGGCCGGCTTCCTCGCCCCGCTGATGGTGCCGCTGCTGGCCGGAGCCTCCTGGTCGCTGGTCTGGGCCACCTGCGCCGTTGCGACACTGTTGGCCATGCCCCTCGCTCCGGGGAAGACCTCAGGAAAGAAGTGA
- a CDS encoding LLM class flavin-dependent oxidoreductase, with amino-acid sequence MTITFHWFLPTNGDSRHVVGGGHGTPVTAAGGDRPPTVGYLTQIARAAEDLGFAGALTPTGAWCEDAWLTTAMVSQHTERLKFLVAFRPGFVSPTLAAQMSATFQRQTGGRLLLNVVTGGESREQRAYGDFLDKDARYARTDEFLQIVRELLAGGTADLAGAQLRVEEARLTRPPETAPEIYFGGSSPAAGSVAARRADVYLTWGEPPAQVAGKIAWIRGLAAAEGRTLRFGIRLHVITRDSADQAWAEARRLLDGFDPEVVRSVQQGLALSESEGQRRMLALHGGGRDGLEIHPNLWAGIGLVRGGAGTALVGSHTEVAERIAEYHRLGIDEFILSGYPHLEEAYWFGEGVLPRLAAAGLWTHPAAPAAVPALGAAR; translated from the coding sequence GTGACGATCACCTTCCACTGGTTCCTGCCCACCAACGGCGACAGCCGCCACGTGGTCGGCGGCGGCCACGGCACGCCGGTCACCGCCGCCGGCGGCGACCGGCCGCCGACCGTCGGCTACCTGACCCAGATCGCCCGCGCTGCCGAGGACCTGGGCTTCGCCGGCGCGCTCACCCCCACCGGGGCCTGGTGCGAGGACGCCTGGCTGACCACCGCGATGGTCAGCCAGCACACCGAGCGGCTGAAGTTCCTGGTCGCCTTCCGTCCGGGGTTCGTCTCGCCCACCCTGGCCGCACAGATGAGCGCGACCTTCCAGCGGCAGACCGGTGGACGGCTGCTGCTGAACGTGGTCACCGGCGGCGAGAGCCGCGAGCAGCGGGCCTACGGCGACTTCCTGGACAAGGACGCGCGCTACGCGCGCACCGACGAGTTCCTGCAGATCGTCCGGGAACTGCTGGCGGGCGGGACGGCCGACCTGGCCGGCGCCCAGTTGCGGGTCGAGGAGGCCCGGCTGACCCGGCCGCCGGAGACCGCGCCGGAGATCTACTTCGGCGGCTCCTCCCCCGCCGCCGGATCGGTCGCGGCCCGCCGGGCGGACGTCTACCTGACCTGGGGCGAGCCGCCCGCCCAGGTGGCCGGGAAGATCGCCTGGATCCGCGGCCTCGCCGCCGCCGAGGGCCGCACCCTGCGCTTCGGCATCCGGCTGCACGTCATCACCCGGGACTCCGCCGACCAGGCGTGGGCCGAGGCCCGGCGGCTGCTCGACGGCTTCGACCCGGAGGTGGTCCGCTCGGTGCAGCAGGGGCTGGCGCTGAGCGAGTCCGAGGGCCAGCGCCGGATGCTGGCCCTGCACGGCGGCGGCCGGGACGGGCTGGAGATCCACCCCAACCTGTGGGCGGGCATCGGCCTGGTCCGGGGCGGCGCGGGCACCGCGCTGGTCGGCAGCCATACCGAGGTGGCGGAGCGCATCGCCGAGTACCACCGGCTGGGCATCGACGAGTTCATCCTCTCCGGCTACCCCCATCTGGAGGAGGCCTACTGGTTCGGCGAGGGCGTCCTCCCCCGCCTGGCCGCGGCCGGACTCTGGACCCACCCCGCCGCCCCCGCCGCCGTCCCGGCCCTCGGCGCCGCCCGCTGA
- a CDS encoding TetR/AcrR family transcriptional regulator — protein sequence MDARERLIESTRTLLWERGYDGTSPREIQARAGAGQGSMYHHFQGKSDLALAAIRRTAEELRAEVDRQLGAPGSARSRIAGYLRRGQDVLRGCPIGGLAQDPEIVAAPELQHPLEETLDWLQQRLAEVIAAGQRQGELSAALDPLATAAAIAAVAQGGYVLARAANDPGRFDRAVDGILALLGPPEEPGAVPGSRDPAEGQAEPARK from the coding sequence ATGGACGCTCGGGAACGTCTCATCGAGAGCACCCGCACCCTCCTCTGGGAACGCGGGTACGACGGCACCAGCCCCCGGGAGATCCAGGCGCGGGCCGGGGCCGGCCAGGGCAGCATGTACCACCACTTCCAGGGCAAGTCCGACCTGGCCCTGGCGGCCATCCGCCGCACCGCGGAGGAGCTGCGCGCCGAGGTCGACCGGCAGCTCGGTGCGCCCGGCAGCGCCCGCAGCCGGATAGCCGGCTACCTGCGGCGCGGGCAGGACGTGCTCAGGGGCTGCCCCATCGGCGGGCTGGCCCAGGACCCGGAGATCGTGGCCGCGCCGGAGCTGCAGCACCCGCTGGAGGAGACCCTCGACTGGCTCCAGCAGCGGCTGGCCGAGGTGATAGCCGCTGGCCAGCGGCAGGGCGAGCTGAGTGCCGCGCTCGACCCGCTCGCCACGGCCGCGGCGATCGCGGCCGTCGCCCAGGGCGGCTACGTCCTGGCCCGGGCCGCCAACGACCCGGGCCGGTTCGACCGGGCCGTCGACGGCATCCTGGCGCTGCTGGGCCCGCCCGAGGAGCCCGGTGCCGTTCCCGGCAGCCGGGATCCGGCGGAGGGTCAGGCCGAACCGGCGCGGAAGTAG
- a CDS encoding TetR/AcrR family transcriptional regulator, whose protein sequence is MSRWEPNARGRLEQAALELYIERGYEQTTVAEIARRAGLTERTFFRHFADKREVLFHGARQLQELLVGSVLDAPVGTAPIEAVAAALDSAGASFQEREEGVRRRQTVISANAELQERELIKLAALSAALAGALRERGVAEPAAGLAAEAGTAVFRISFARWIAGPEGGELRLLIRESFEQLRAVTSAG, encoded by the coding sequence ATGAGTCGATGGGAGCCCAACGCGCGCGGCCGGCTGGAGCAGGCGGCACTGGAGCTGTACATCGAGCGCGGGTACGAACAGACCACGGTCGCGGAGATCGCCAGGCGGGCCGGGCTCACCGAGCGCACCTTCTTCCGCCACTTCGCCGACAAGCGCGAGGTCCTCTTCCACGGCGCGCGCCAACTCCAGGAACTCCTCGTCGGCAGCGTCCTGGACGCGCCCGTCGGCACCGCGCCGATCGAGGCGGTGGCCGCGGCCCTCGACAGCGCCGGAGCCTCCTTCCAGGAGCGCGAGGAGGGCGTCCGCCGACGGCAGACCGTGATCTCGGCCAACGCGGAGCTGCAGGAGCGCGAGCTGATCAAGCTGGCCGCGCTCTCGGCCGCCCTGGCCGGGGCGCTGCGCGAGCGCGGCGTCGCCGAGCCGGCGGCCGGCCTCGCGGCCGAGGCCGGGACAGCCGTCTTCCGGATCTCCTTCGCCCGCTGGATCGCCGGGCCCGAGGGGGGCGAGTTGCGGCTGCTGATCCGCGAGTCCTTCGAGCAGCTCCGGGCCGTGACCTCGGCCGGCTGA
- a CDS encoding iron chaperone — MDRAVREYIDAIAPEFRPLFDRLHGLVLRVRPDAELLLSYGMPCYRVGRRRLLLGVWQHGVSVYGWSRSGDAGFTARHPGLTSGRGTVRLRPEDAAEIPDQEFRTLFQAVFDFDG; from the coding sequence ATGGACCGAGCCGTGCGGGAGTACATCGACGCCATCGCCCCGGAGTTCCGGCCGCTGTTCGACCGGCTGCACGGGCTGGTGCTCCGGGTGCGCCCGGACGCCGAACTGCTGCTGTCGTACGGGATGCCCTGCTACCGGGTCGGCCGGCGGCGGCTCCTCCTCGGCGTCTGGCAGCACGGGGTGTCGGTCTACGGCTGGAGCCGGAGCGGCGACGCCGGATTCACCGCCCGCCACCCCGGGCTGACGTCCGGTCGGGGCACCGTCCGGCTGCGGCCGGAGGACGCGGCGGAGATCCCGGACCAGGAGTTCCGGACGCTGTTCCAGGCCGTCTTCGACTTCGACGGCTGA